The sequence TCTGTGAAAGGAACAATTACATTATCAATATGTGCACCCTGTTCCAACTGAATATTTTTAAACACAGGAACTGCCTGAGCCATCATATCCTGCTTACGCTTCTCGTATTGAGATACGGCTTCTGTATATAATTTTTCTGCTACGTCCTGCTGGCTACCTCTGTTAAATTCATCTTCTGTGATAGCTGTATCAATTCCGAAATGGAGAATAGCGGCTAACTTGAATTGTTCAAAATCGTTCTGGTCTCTGAAGTTTACTACCAGCGATTCTGCCACTGCATACATAGCATTGTCCAAATCCAGGGCTAGTCTTTCTCCAAAAAGAGCGTGATTACGTTTGGTGTAAATAACCGTCCGCTGCTTATTCATCACATCATCGTACTCCAGCAAACGCTTACGGATACCAAAGTTGTTTTCTTCAACTTTTCTTTGAGCTCTCTCAATAGACTTGGTAATCATACCGGCCTGAATTACTTCACCTTCTTTATAACCGGCAAAGTCCATCACTTTGGCAATTCTTTCACTACCAAACATGCGCATCAAATCATCTTCCAGAGAAACAAAGAACAGAGAAGAACCCGGATCACCTTGGCGACCCGCACGACCTCTTAGCTGTCGGTCTACTCTTCTAGACTCGTGTCTTTCTGTACCCAATATGGCTAAACCACCGGCATCCTTCACCCCAGGTCCTAATTTAATATCGGTACCTCTACCTGCCATGTTGGTGGCAATGGTAACAGCTCCGGCCAAACCAGCTTCTGCAACAATCTGCGCTTCACGAGAGTGTTGCTTTGCGTTCAACACATTGTGAGGGATTTGTTTCTGACGCAACATTCTGCTTAGTAACTCACTCACTTCAACAGAAGTGGTACCAACCAGAACCGGACGACCGGCTTCGCGCAGGGTTACAATCTCGTCTATCACCGCACCAAACTTCTCACGCTTGGTCTTAAAAATTTTATCTTCTTCGTCTTTTCTGATTGCAGGCACATTGGTTGGAATGCTCACTACATCCAGCTTGTAGATATCCCATAATTCAGCAGCTTCGGTTTCAGCCGTACCGGTCATACCAGCCAATTTGTGGTACATTCTGAAATAGTTCTGTAAAGTAACCGTTGCATAGGTTTGTGTAGCTGCTTCAATCTTTACATTTTCCTTAGCTTCAATTGCCTGATGCAAACCATCGGAATATCTTCTGCCATCTAGGATACGTCCTGTTTGTTCGTCTACAATTTTTACTGCACCATCCAACACAACATATTCAACATCCTTGTCAAATAAAGTATAGGCTTTCAGCAATTGCTGAACGGTATGAATACGATCTGCTTTTACAGAATACTCATTAATCAATTGCTCTTTACTAGCCAATTTTTGTTCAGCTGGTAAAGCGGCATTATTGTCAATGGCAGCCAACCCTAAACTGATATCTGGCAGTACAAAGAAATTAGGGTCTTCTCCCTGACCTGTAATCAATTGAATTCCCTTATCAGTCAACTCAACAGAGTTGTTTTTCTCATCAATATAGAAGTATAGTTCTTCATCTGCCTTAGGCATTTCGCGCTGCTGATCAGCCAGATAATAATTCTCTGCCTTTTGCAATTTCACTCGATTGCCGGGCTCACTCAAAAACTTTATCAATGCACTATTCTTAGGCAAACCACGATGTGCCCTGAACAAAGCCAAACCACCATCTTTAGGATCATCATTCCCTTCTGCGAATTTTTTCTTGGCTTCTGTTAAAAATTGTAGGGTCGCTTTTTTCTGTGCTTCTACCAGTTTTTCAATTCTTGGTTTCAAAGCAAAAAACTGTTGTTCTCCTGTCTGGTATCCAATTGGTCCAGAAATAATTAGCGGCGTTCTGGCATCGTCAATCAAAACAGAGTCAACCTCATCCACCATGGCAAAATGGTGTTTGCGTTGTACCATTTCTTCAGGACTATGCACCATATTATCACGGAGGTAGTCAAAGCCAAATTCGTTATTGGTACCATAAGTGATATCTGCCAGATAGGCTTTTCTTCTGGCTTCACTATTGGGCTCATGTTTATCAATACAATCAACCGTTAAACCCAACCACTCAAACAAAGTACCATTCCATTCGCTGTCTCGTTTGGCCAGATAATCGTTCACCGTAACTACGTGAACACCTTCCCCAGCCAACGCATTTAAATAAGCTGGCAAAGTAGACACCAGTGTTTTACCCTCACCCGTTGCCATTTCAGCAATTTTTCCTGAATGCAAAACAGAGCCCCCAATCAATTGCACATCGTAATGCACCATGTTCCAGGTAACTTTGGCTCCAGCTGCTGTCCATGAATTATTGAAAACCGATTCGTTTCCACGAATGGTTACATAATCTTTTTTAACACTCAATTCTCTGTCAAGTGAAGTGGCAGTAGATACCAGCTCTTCATTTTCTTTGAATCGTCTGGCTGCCTCTTTAATTACTGCAAAAGCCTCTGGCTGAATCATTGCAAGGGCTTCCTCAATTTTTTTATCGCGGTCTTTCTTTAATTTATCAATCTGCTTGTACAAAGCATCTCTGCCATGGATATCCGACTCTGGTAATGCTTCCGCATTTGCCTTTTCCGCTGCAATGGCAGCATCTACTTCTTTGAGGTGCTCCTGAATACGAGCTTTAAATTCAACCGTTTTATTCCGAAGCTCGTCATTGGTTAATGACTGGTATTGCTGAAAAAACTGATTGGTGTTATGAATGATGGGCATTATCTGCTGCACATCTTTTTCACTCTTACTACCCCCGAATAACTTAGAAATAAACTTCAACATATTTTTAAAATGCTCTGGTACAAAATTTTAACAGTCAAACAGTGTGCGAGAATTAATTTTTAGTCAATTTGGCACTCTGATTAAGAGCCGCCAAAGGTAAGGTTTTGAATTAAGAAGCAAATGAAGCAGATAACTATTCTATCAACGGTCATTATTTTAGGGTTAATGGTACCCTTTACCGGGGGAGCACAAACGGCTGAAAACCAGCAGCAGCCTGCCGATAGCAACAAGGTTTCGGAGAAGCAGGCATTGCAGCAATGGAGTGATTCCATTGCCCTCGACAGATACAATCAAAATAAAACCAATATGACCATTCTGGCAGCCTGGGCCGGGGTCAATATTATACAGGGGGCTATTTCGGCTACCAATGCAACTGGTTCGGGCCCCCATTTTTTCAAAATGAATGCATACTGGAATGTGGTGAACCTGGGAATTGCCAGTTTGGGCTTGTTCCAGCTGCGCAAAGAACTGAACAAGCAATATTCGTTAACGCAAAACCATCTTGCCCAACAAAAACTGGAAAAAATATTGCTACTTAATACCGGACTCGACCTTGCTTATATAACCACTGGGCTGCTGTTGAAGGAAAACGGAAACAGAACGAGCAATCTCCAGAATACCGGATTTGGCAATAGTTTACTGTTGCAAGGGGCTTTTTTACTGGTTTTTGACCTGGTTCAATACGGAAACCATCGCAGGAATGGTAAATTACTGGAAACACAGCTTTCCAAACTGCAAATTCAGGCTGGCCCCAATGGTATTGGACTAAGTTTGCCCCTGTAAATTATCAGGAAAGTTATTGGAATATATGGCCATTTCAGCTACTTTTGCAACCCGTTAGACTTAACAATTAAAGCGATACGATGGCAGGTCAATTAAAAGAGGTTAGAAACCGAATCAAGAGTGTACAAAGTACGCAGCAGATTACCAAAGCGATGAAAATGGTGAGTGCGGCCAAATTGCGCCGTGCGCAGGATGCTATTACCCAAATGCGTCCTTATGCCCAGAAATTGCAGGAAATGCTCAGCAATATTGTAAGTAATATTGAAGGAGGCGCTACACTTGCGTTGGCAGAAGAAAGACCTGTTGAAAAAGTATTATTGATTGTTATTACTTCCGACAGGGGTTTGTGTGGTGGGTATAATGCCAACCTGGTAAAACTAGCTAAGAATACGGTATCTGAAAAATACGCCAGCCAGTTCAGCAAAGGAAATGTAACCGTTTGGAATATCGGAAAGAAAGGCTGGGAAAGTTTAACCAAAGCGGGTTACAACACAAACGATCAGTTTAAAGACATCTACCTGAACCTGAATTTTGAAGCCGTTCAGGCTGCTGCACAAGCTGCAATGAAAGGATTTGAGCAAAAAGAATTTGATGCAGTGGAAATCATTTACAGTGAATTTAAAAATGCGGCTACACAGGTTTTCGTAGCAGAGCAATTTTTGCCAATTCCTAAAATGGCTCCTAAGGCAGGAAGCAAAAAAGCAGATTTTATTTTTGAGCCAGCTAAGGATGTCCTTATTGCTGAATTAATGCCAAAAATTTTAAATACCCAGTTATTCAAAGCAGTATTAGACGGAAATGCCAGTGAACACGGCGCCCGCATGACTGCAATGGATAAGGCAAGTGAAAACGCTAACGAATTACTGAAATCATTAAAAATCAGTTACAACCGTGCGCGTCAGGCTGCCATTACAACAGAGTTGACAGAAATCGTGAGCGGAGCCGCTGCATTACAAGGATAATTCTACACAATCATTATGGAATTAAGCGAGATCATACCGCATATTGAAGTACTTATTTTTGCCAGCGAAAAACCATTGACTTCACTGGATATTGTAGAACTCATCAACAACAGTTTTGGGTTTCTGGAAGAAAGAATTTCATTGGATCAGGTTGAGACCGCAGTAGAAGGTATCCGAGAAAAATACGCTGCCGAATTTTATCCTTTTGAAGTAAGGGAAAGTGGCGGTGGCTGGCAGTTCTTAACCAAGAAGGATTATCACAAGACCATTGCACAATTGAACGGAGATAAATTCCTGAAGCGCCTATCGAATGCAGCTTTGGAAACACTTGCCATCATTGCTTACAAACAACCCATTACCAAGGGCGAAATTGAAGCTATCCGTGGAGTTAACAGTGATTACTCCATTCAGAAATTACTGGAAAAAGAATTGATATTGATCAGCGGCAGAAACGAACAACTACCCGGAAAGCCACTTGTGTACGCTACTTCCAAAACTTTCATGGATTATTTTGGTATTAACAGTGCAGCAGATCTTCCAAAGATTAAAGAAGTACTGGCAGACCAGATTGTGGAAGGGACCATTGTAAGACCTGAAGACTTTACTGATGCAAACGTAAATGCATCCCTTTCAGAAGAATACCCTTCTGATGAATCCATCATAGACGGAGATGTTTCTTCTTTAACCGTTAACGAAGACGGTACATTAATGGTTGCCAGCGAAGAAAATAATTCGGAGGATAATAAATCAGCCGAAACCGACTCAGAAGAAAACAATTCAGAAGAAAATACTACTGACGAAAATCCTGCTGAATAATCCGCCATTCTTGGATTATCTTTGAAGCATGTCTTTACGTATTTCGAATGAACAACTCTTGGCAGCTGCCAATGAGTTTGGAACCCCGCTGTATGTGTATCATGCAGAAAAAATTACAGCACAATACCAAACGCTACAAGATGCATTTAAGGGTGTATATGCCCGTTTTTTCTACGCCTGCAAGGCACTGACCAATATTGCTGTATTACAGCATGTCAGAACAATCGGCTGCAACATCGATTGCAGTTCTATCAACGAAGTTTACATAGCCTTAAAAGCAGGCTTTGCTCCGGAACAAATATTATATACCAGCAATGGAATTGCCTTTGATGAAATTGCTGCGGCTGTAGAAGCTGGGGTATCTGTGAATATTGATAGTTTGAGCAACCTAGAAAAATTCGGGAAAGCATATGGAAACCGTTATCCGGTAGGAATAAGAATCAGGCCTAATATTATGGCCGGAGGTAATCTGAAAATTTCAACCGGGCACGATAACAGTAAATTCGGAATTCCGCTGGAACAACTTTCAGTAATACTGGCATTGAAAGACGAATACAAAATGCGCATCAACTGTCTTCACGTACATACGGGCAGTGAAATCAAAGACGTTGATGTTTTCATTAAAGTTGCCGATTTGTTTTTTGATCTGGTACCCTCTTTTCCCGATTTACAGGTACTGGATATGGGTGGTGGATTTAAAGTGCCCTATCAGGAAGGGGAAAAAGGAACCGACATTCAACTATTGGCTAAAAAAGTAGGAGAT is a genomic window of Sediminibacterium sp. TEGAF015 containing:
- the secA gene encoding preprotein translocase subunit SecA, which encodes MLKFISKLFGGSKSEKDVQQIMPIIHNTNQFFQQYQSLTNDELRNKTVEFKARIQEHLKEVDAAIAAEKANAEALPESDIHGRDALYKQIDKLKKDRDKKIEEALAMIQPEAFAVIKEAARRFKENEELVSTATSLDRELSVKKDYVTIRGNESVFNNSWTAAGAKVTWNMVHYDVQLIGGSVLHSGKIAEMATGEGKTLVSTLPAYLNALAGEGVHVVTVNDYLAKRDSEWNGTLFEWLGLTVDCIDKHEPNSEARRKAYLADITYGTNNEFGFDYLRDNMVHSPEEMVQRKHHFAMVDEVDSVLIDDARTPLIISGPIGYQTGEQQFFALKPRIEKLVEAQKKATLQFLTEAKKKFAEGNDDPKDGGLALFRAHRGLPKNSALIKFLSEPGNRVKLQKAENYYLADQQREMPKADEELYFYIDEKNNSVELTDKGIQLITGQGEDPNFFVLPDISLGLAAIDNNAALPAEQKLASKEQLINEYSVKADRIHTVQQLLKAYTLFDKDVEYVVLDGAVKIVDEQTGRILDGRRYSDGLHQAIEAKENVKIEAATQTYATVTLQNYFRMYHKLAGMTGTAETEAAELWDIYKLDVVSIPTNVPAIRKDEEDKIFKTKREKFGAVIDEIVTLREAGRPVLVGTTSVEVSELLSRMLRQKQIPHNVLNAKQHSREAQIVAEAGLAGAVTIATNMAGRGTDIKLGPGVKDAGGLAILGTERHESRRVDRQLRGRAGRQGDPGSSLFFVSLEDDLMRMFGSERIAKVMDFAGYKEGEVIQAGMITKSIERAQRKVEENNFGIRKRLLEYDDVMNKQRTVIYTKRNHALFGERLALDLDNAMYAVAESLVVNFRDQNDFEQFKLAAILHFGIDTAITEDEFNRGSQQDVAEKLYTEAVSQYEKRKQDMMAQAVPVFKNIQLEQGAHIDNVIVPFTDGKRQVQALANMEKTLKTNGAELLNALERTVTLAFIDNAWKEHLRAMDDLKQSVQTATYEQKDPLVIYKMEAFELFRKMDNEVNREIVQFICHASIPLANGDALQEGRQEKTDMSKLSANKDQVDAAGQEYGANENDYYDPTPVKQEPVKVGPKIGRNDPCPCGSGKKFKSCHGKDA
- a CDS encoding DUF6992 family protein, with translation MKQITILSTVIILGLMVPFTGGAQTAENQQQPADSNKVSEKQALQQWSDSIALDRYNQNKTNMTILAAWAGVNIIQGAISATNATGSGPHFFKMNAYWNVVNLGIASLGLFQLRKELNKQYSLTQNHLAQQKLEKILLLNTGLDLAYITTGLLLKENGNRTSNLQNTGFGNSLLLQGAFLLVFDLVQYGNHRRNGKLLETQLSKLQIQAGPNGIGLSLPL
- the atpG gene encoding ATP synthase F1 subunit gamma, giving the protein MAGQLKEVRNRIKSVQSTQQITKAMKMVSAAKLRRAQDAITQMRPYAQKLQEMLSNIVSNIEGGATLALAEERPVEKVLLIVITSDRGLCGGYNANLVKLAKNTVSEKYASQFSKGNVTVWNIGKKGWESLTKAGYNTNDQFKDIYLNLNFEAVQAAAQAAMKGFEQKEFDAVEIIYSEFKNAATQVFVAEQFLPIPKMAPKAGSKKADFIFEPAKDVLIAELMPKILNTQLFKAVLDGNASEHGARMTAMDKASENANELLKSLKISYNRARQAAITTELTEIVSGAAALQG
- the scpB gene encoding SMC-Scp complex subunit ScpB, translated to MELSEIIPHIEVLIFASEKPLTSLDIVELINNSFGFLEERISLDQVETAVEGIREKYAAEFYPFEVRESGGGWQFLTKKDYHKTIAQLNGDKFLKRLSNAALETLAIIAYKQPITKGEIEAIRGVNSDYSIQKLLEKELILISGRNEQLPGKPLVYATSKTFMDYFGINSAADLPKIKEVLADQIVEGTIVRPEDFTDANVNASLSEEYPSDESIIDGDVSSLTVNEDGTLMVASEENNSEDNKSAETDSEENNSEENTTDENPAE
- the lysA gene encoding diaminopimelate decarboxylase, with product MSLRISNEQLLAAANEFGTPLYVYHAEKITAQYQTLQDAFKGVYARFFYACKALTNIAVLQHVRTIGCNIDCSSINEVYIALKAGFAPEQILYTSNGIAFDEIAAAVEAGVSVNIDSLSNLEKFGKAYGNRYPVGIRIRPNIMAGGNLKISTGHDNSKFGIPLEQLSVILALKDEYKMRINCLHVHTGSEIKDVDVFIKVADLFFDLVPSFPDLQVLDMGGGFKVPYQEGEKGTDIQLLAKKVGDALDRFEEAYQKKFQVWFEPGKYIVSECGYLLTTVNVLKETGTVCFAGVNSGFNHLIRPMFYEAYHHIRNISNPEGNPKNYAVTGNICETDNFAWDRPIAEIRENDILVIENAGAYGFEMGSNYNARFLPAQVLFKNNQMQLIRKRDRLEDVIKNQIF